A DNA window from Pseudomonas tohonis contains the following coding sequences:
- a CDS encoding RNA polymerase sigma factor — protein sequence MALTQARQRVEAVYREESRRVLATLIRLLGDFELAEEALHDAFIAAVEQWPVDGVPANPRAWLVSAGRFKAIDALRRRARFDARQAQLIIELERDEPEEIEDVEDDRLRLIFTCCHPALPADAQVPLTLREVCDLKTEEIARAFLATPSTIAQRIVRAKAKIRDARIPYQVPSMGELPERLDNVLRVIYLVFNEGYSATSGDSLTRADLSAEAIRLGRLLLELLPDSEVMGLLALMLLHDSRRQARTGAEGELVLLEDQDRALWSREQILEGCALVERALASRRIGMYTLQAAISAVHASATTAEATDWAQIVALYGVLQRGIGSPVIELNRAVAVAMLQGPEAGLALIEAILERGELRDYQLAHSARADLYRRLGRRTEARAAYQVALGLTRQDTERRFIERRLAELAS from the coding sequence ATGGCGCTGACGCAGGCCCGCCAGCGGGTGGAGGCGGTCTACCGCGAGGAGTCGCGCCGGGTGCTGGCGACGCTGATCCGCCTGCTGGGTGATTTCGAGCTGGCCGAGGAGGCGTTGCACGACGCCTTCATCGCCGCCGTTGAGCAGTGGCCCGTCGACGGCGTGCCGGCCAACCCGCGCGCCTGGCTGGTGTCGGCGGGGCGTTTCAAGGCCATCGACGCGCTGCGCCGACGTGCCCGTTTCGATGCGCGCCAGGCGCAGTTGATCATCGAACTGGAGCGCGACGAGCCCGAGGAGATCGAGGATGTGGAAGACGACCGCCTGCGCCTGATCTTCACCTGCTGCCACCCGGCGCTGCCGGCGGACGCGCAGGTGCCGCTGACCCTGCGCGAGGTCTGCGACCTGAAGACCGAGGAGATCGCCCGGGCCTTTCTCGCCACGCCCTCGACCATCGCCCAGCGCATCGTCCGCGCCAAGGCGAAGATCCGCGATGCACGCATTCCCTACCAGGTGCCGTCCATGGGCGAGTTGCCGGAGCGGCTGGATAACGTGCTGCGGGTCATCTACCTGGTGTTCAACGAAGGTTATTCGGCCACCTCCGGCGACTCCCTGACCCGCGCCGACCTGTCGGCCGAAGCCATCCGCCTGGGCCGCCTGTTGCTGGAGCTGCTGCCGGATTCAGAAGTCATGGGCCTGCTGGCGCTGATGCTGCTGCACGACTCGCGACGCCAGGCACGCACCGGCGCCGAGGGCGAGCTGGTGCTGCTGGAGGACCAGGACCGTGCGCTGTGGAGTCGCGAGCAGATCCTCGAGGGCTGCGCCCTGGTGGAGCGCGCCCTGGCCTCGCGACGCATCGGCATGTACACGCTGCAGGCGGCCATTTCCGCCGTGCACGCCAGCGCCACCACGGCCGAGGCGACCGACTGGGCGCAGATCGTCGCGCTCTATGGCGTGCTGCAACGGGGGATCGGCTCGCCCGTCATCGAACTCAACCGCGCGGTGGCGGTGGCCATGCTCCAGGGGCCGGAAGCCGGATTGGCGTTGATCGAGGCCATTCTCGAACGCGGCGAGCTGCGTGATTACCAGCTGGCGCACTCGGCCCGCGCCGATCTCTACCGGCGGCTGGGGCGCCGCACCGAGGCACGGGCCGCCTACCAGGTGGCGCTGGGGTTGACCCGCCAGGACACCGAGCGGCGTTTCATCGAACGGCGCCTGGCGGAGTTGGCGTCGTGA
- the soxR gene encoding redox-sensitive transcriptional activator SoxR, giving the protein MPKVTASNIGKALTVGQVAERSGVAVSTLHFYETKGLISSTRNAGNQRRYPREVLRRVAVIKVAQRLGIPLASIRAALMTLPEGRTPTAADWHALSARWQAELDERIRRLTQLRDQLDGCIGCGCLTMEVCPLRNPGDELSDLGSGPLLLETDDASE; this is encoded by the coding sequence ATGCCAAAGGTGACGGCGAGCAACATCGGCAAGGCGCTGACGGTGGGCCAGGTGGCCGAGCGCAGCGGGGTGGCCGTGTCCACCCTGCACTTCTACGAAACCAAGGGGCTGATCAGCAGCACCCGCAACGCCGGCAACCAGCGCCGCTATCCGCGCGAGGTGCTGCGCCGGGTGGCGGTGATCAAGGTGGCCCAGCGCCTGGGCATCCCGCTGGCGTCCATCCGCGCCGCGTTGATGACGCTGCCGGAAGGCCGCACGCCCACCGCCGCCGACTGGCATGCGCTTTCGGCACGCTGGCAGGCCGAGCTGGACGAACGCATCCGCCGCCTCACCCAACTGCGCGACCAGCTCGACGGCTGCATCGGTTGCGGCTGCCTGACCATGGAGGTCTGCCCCCTGCGCAACCCGGGTGACGAGCTCTCGGATCTCGGCAGCGGCCCGCTGCTGCTGGAGACCGATGACGCATCCGAGTGA
- a CDS encoding fimbrial protein, with protein MKKFLTASAALIGFGLSSLAFAVDGTIAIKGEVSSSTCGIQSDFINQAVQLAPVSQSSLAPGQNAGLKPFAIALANCAAGTKVKTHFEFGPNVDPTTGTLKNQLTGADASNVVVQLFNSDQQPIRVGNDTNLKEGTADSNGEAVMSFFAAYLAPAGETIKPGQVSTSVTYTMSYE; from the coding sequence ATGAAGAAATTTCTCACCGCCAGCGCGGCACTGATCGGCTTCGGCCTGAGCAGCCTGGCATTCGCAGTCGACGGCACCATCGCCATCAAGGGTGAGGTCTCCAGCAGCACCTGCGGTATCCAAAGCGACTTCATCAACCAGGCCGTACAACTGGCGCCGGTATCCCAGAGCTCCCTCGCTCCGGGCCAGAACGCCGGCCTCAAGCCCTTCGCGATCGCGCTTGCCAACTGCGCCGCGGGCACCAAGGTCAAGACCCACTTCGAGTTCGGGCCCAACGTAGATCCCACCACTGGCACCCTGAAGAACCAACTCACAGGCGCGGATGCCTCCAACGTGGTGGTCCAGTTGTTCAACAGCGACCAACAGCCCATCCGCGTGGGTAACGACACCAACCTCAAGGAAGGGACCGCCGATAGCAACGGCGAAGCCGTCATGAGCTTCTTCGCGGCCTACCTGGCTCCGGCCGGTGAAACAATCAAACCCGGCCAGGTCAGCACCAGCGTCACCTACACCATGAGCTACGAGTAA
- a CDS encoding fimbrial protein → MKKFLTASTALIGFGLSSLALAVDGTITIKGEVSSKSCTIASPSLNQSVQLAPVSQSSLAAGQNASFKPFMIELSGCSVGTKVKANFEIGPNVDAANGTLKNELTGADASNVAVQLFNADQQPINLGNNDNSKEVVVTGGGNTTLAFFAAYLAPASEQVKPGQVSTSVTYTMSYE, encoded by the coding sequence ATGAAGAAGTTTCTCACCGCCAGCACGGCACTGATTGGCTTCGGCCTGAGCAGCCTGGCGCTTGCAGTCGACGGCACCATCACCATCAAGGGCGAGGTCTCCAGCAAGAGCTGCACCATCGCAAGCCCGTCCCTCAACCAGAGCGTGCAACTGGCACCGGTATCGCAGAGCTCGCTGGCTGCGGGCCAGAACGCCAGCTTCAAGCCCTTCATGATCGAGCTCTCAGGCTGCAGCGTGGGCACCAAGGTCAAGGCCAACTTCGAGATCGGGCCGAACGTGGACGCCGCCAACGGCACCCTGAAGAACGAGCTCACAGGTGCGGATGCCTCCAACGTGGCAGTCCAGCTGTTCAACGCTGACCAGCAGCCTATCAACCTGGGCAACAACGACAACAGCAAAGAGGTGGTCGTCACAGGCGGCGGCAATACCACCCTGGCCTTCTTCGCGGCCTACCTGGCTCCGGCCAGTGAACAGGTCAAGCCGGGCCAGGTCAGCACCAGCGTCACCTACACCATGAGCTACGAGTAA
- a CDS encoding lipoate--protein ligase family protein has protein sequence MAIMQRHTVGAGLDAERQLLDRIYDGQHDSGLLLWRPLHAALVMPRRMSRLPAFEVAQRACLEQGWPIALRDTGGEPVPQSSAVLNVALAYAVPREENELTRIETAYLRLCQPLCDWLADLGLEPGLGEVEGAFCDGRFNVNLEGRKLVGTAQRWRRRQSDGRHVVLAHGAILMGNQREAMVEVVNTFYRVCGLGTRCRAGSHIALEECRADAWDASGQLAGYYRRMLGAAGIDTDL, from the coding sequence ATGGCGATTATGCAGCGGCATACGGTGGGCGCAGGGCTGGACGCGGAGCGGCAACTGCTGGACAGGATCTACGACGGGCAGCACGACAGCGGCCTGCTGCTGTGGCGACCGCTGCACGCGGCGCTGGTCATGCCCCGGCGCATGAGCCGCCTGCCGGCCTTCGAGGTGGCCCAGCGCGCCTGCCTCGAACAGGGGTGGCCCATCGCCCTGCGTGACACCGGGGGCGAGCCGGTGCCGCAATCATCGGCGGTGCTCAATGTCGCCCTGGCCTATGCGGTGCCGCGTGAGGAGAACGAGCTGACGCGCATCGAGACCGCCTACCTGCGGCTGTGCCAGCCCCTGTGCGACTGGCTGGCCGACCTGGGCCTGGAGCCGGGGCTGGGCGAGGTGGAGGGTGCCTTCTGCGATGGCCGCTTCAACGTCAACCTGGAGGGCCGCAAGCTGGTGGGCACCGCCCAGCGCTGGCGTCGGCGGCAAAGCGATGGTCGCCACGTGGTGCTGGCCCACGGCGCCATCCTCATGGGCAACCAGCGTGAAGCCATGGTGGAGGTGGTCAACACCTTCTATCGCGTGTGCGGCCTGGGCACCCGCTGCCGTGCCGGCAGCCACATCGCCCTGGAGGAGTGCCGCGCGGATGCCTGGGATGCCAGCGGGCAGCTTGCCGGGTATTACCGGCGGATGCTGGGCGCCGCCGGAATCGATACCGACCTGTAG
- a CDS encoding YciI family protein, whose product MKYLCLIYFDETVLDSMPAEQYESIVGHCMDYEQRLQRSGQYIAAEALQSTQTATTLRLQGDKLSITDGPFAETREQLGGFYLIDAKDLNEAIQIAAKIPPARLGCIEIRPIKELPRL is encoded by the coding sequence ATGAAGTACCTGTGCCTGATCTATTTCGACGAGACCGTGCTCGATTCCATGCCCGCCGAGCAGTACGAATCCATCGTCGGCCACTGCATGGACTACGAGCAGCGCCTGCAACGCAGCGGCCAGTACATCGCCGCCGAGGCGCTGCAATCCACCCAGACCGCCACCACGTTGCGCCTGCAGGGCGACAAGCTGTCGATCACCGACGGCCCCTTCGCCGAGACCCGCGAGCAACTGGGCGGCTTCTACCTGATCGATGCCAAGGACCTCAACGAGGCCATCCAGATCGCCGCGAAGATCCCCCCGGCCCGCCTGGGCTGCATCGAGATCCGCCCGATCAAGGAACTGCCCCGGCTCTGA
- a CDS encoding shikimate dehydrogenase, translating into MTAHASVLAGLIGSGIQASRTPALHEREGDAQSLRYLYRLIDLDPLQLDVSALPQLLEAAERTGFTGLNITFPCKQAVIPLLDELSPEAEGIGAVNTVVLRDGRRVGHNTDCLGFAEGFRRGLGDVERRRVVQMGAGGAGAAVAHALLAEGVGQLLVFDVDAERAHALASSLERRFGTGRARAGDDLPDALANADGLVNTTPMGMAKLPGTPVPAALLRPALWVAEIVYFPLETQLLKDARALGCRTLDGGTMAVFQAVKAFELFSGAKADAQRMLEHFRSLDA; encoded by the coding sequence ATGACCGCACACGCAAGCGTACTCGCCGGCCTGATCGGCTCCGGCATCCAGGCCTCGCGCACCCCCGCCCTGCACGAGCGCGAAGGTGACGCCCAGAGCCTGCGCTACCTCTACCGGCTGATCGACCTCGACCCGCTCCAGCTCGACGTCAGCGCCCTGCCCCAGTTGCTGGAAGCCGCCGAGCGCACCGGCTTCACCGGGCTCAACATCACCTTTCCCTGCAAGCAGGCGGTCATCCCGCTGCTCGACGAACTGTCCCCCGAGGCCGAGGGCATCGGGGCGGTGAACACCGTGGTGCTGCGCGACGGCCGTCGTGTCGGCCACAACACCGACTGCCTGGGCTTCGCCGAAGGCTTCCGCCGTGGGCTGGGCGATGTCGAACGCCGCCGGGTGGTGCAGATGGGTGCCGGGGGTGCCGGGGCTGCGGTGGCCCATGCCCTGCTCGCCGAGGGCGTCGGCCAACTGCTGGTCTTCGACGTCGACGCCGAGCGCGCCCACGCCCTGGCGAGCAGCCTGGAGCGACGCTTCGGCACCGGCCGTGCCCGCGCCGGTGACGACCTGCCCGACGCACTCGCGAATGCCGACGGCCTGGTCAACACCACGCCCATGGGCATGGCCAAGCTGCCCGGCACGCCGGTGCCCGCCGCACTGCTGCGCCCCGCGCTATGGGTCGCCGAAATCGTCTACTTCCCGCTGGAGACCCAATTGCTCAAGGACGCCCGCGCCCTCGGCTGCCGCACGCTGGATGGCGGCACCATGGCGGTGTTCCAGGCGGTAAAGGCCTTCGAACTGTTCAGTGGCGCCAAGGCCGATGCCCAGCGCATGCTCGAGCACTTCCGCAGTCTCGACGCCTGA
- a CDS encoding YybH family protein, with protein sequence MSSNEQAVEQLHALLADWAEAVRSKDVARIVGFYAQEVVAYDAILRLQFVGREAYGAHWAYCMEVCQGSSIFDPQHVTIRASGDVGFAHFLCLCGGTNAEGVEQRSWMRVTCGYQRIGGQWRIVHDHFSAPFDMESGQALFDLEP encoded by the coding sequence ATGAGCAGCAACGAACAGGCCGTCGAGCAACTGCATGCCCTGCTGGCCGACTGGGCCGAGGCGGTACGCAGCAAGGACGTCGCGCGCATCGTAGGCTTCTACGCCCAGGAGGTGGTGGCCTACGACGCCATCCTGCGGTTGCAGTTCGTCGGCCGTGAGGCCTATGGCGCGCATTGGGCCTACTGCATGGAGGTGTGCCAGGGCTCGTCGATCTTCGACCCGCAGCACGTGACGATCCGCGCCAGCGGTGATGTCGGCTTCGCCCACTTTCTCTGCCTGTGTGGCGGCACCAACGCCGAAGGGGTCGAACAGCGCAGCTGGATGCGCGTCACCTGCGGCTACCAGCGCATCGGCGGGCAGTGGCGCATCGTCCATGACCACTTTTCCGCGCCATTCGACATGGAAAGCGGCCAGGCGCTGTTCGACCTCGAGCCCTGA
- the aroQ gene encoding type II 3-dehydroquinate dehydratase: MSPTLLVLNGPNLNLLGTREPATYGHETLADIDRLCQETAAALGLEAECRQTNHEGQLIDWIHQARGRCAGILINPGAWTHTSVAIRDALVASELPVIEVHLSNVHKREAFRQHSFVSGIAVGVICGLGSDGYRAGVQHFGKLLKG, from the coding sequence ATGTCCCCCACCCTGCTGGTCCTCAACGGCCCCAACCTGAACCTGCTCGGCACCCGCGAGCCGGCGACCTATGGCCACGAAACCCTCGCCGATATCGATCGGCTGTGCCAGGAAACCGCTGCCGCGCTGGGCCTGGAAGCCGAGTGCCGCCAGACCAACCACGAAGGCCAGCTGATCGACTGGATCCACCAGGCACGTGGCCGTTGCGCCGGCATCCTGATCAACCCCGGCGCCTGGACCCACACCTCCGTGGCCATCCGCGACGCCCTGGTGGCCAGCGAGTTGCCGGTGATCGAGGTGCACCTCTCCAACGTCCACAAGCGCGAAGCATTCCGCCAGCACTCCTTCGTCTCCGGCATCGCCGTCGGGGTGATCTGCGGCCTGGGCAGCGACGGCTACCGGGCCGGCGTGCAGCATTTCGGCAAGCTGTTGAAGGGGTGA
- a CDS encoding zinc ribbon domain-containing protein, whose amino-acid sequence MALIDCPECKRSISDQAPSCPQCGYPIKGGANPRLLSEKNIGQVAGVAGVWLAAPWVARTLVAVVLVIAGTLAFIYR is encoded by the coding sequence GTGGCCCTCATCGACTGCCCCGAATGCAAGCGTTCCATCTCCGACCAGGCCCCGAGCTGCCCGCAATGCGGCTATCCGATCAAGGGCGGCGCCAACCCGCGCCTGCTCTCGGAGAAGAACATCGGCCAGGTGGCCGGCGTGGCGGGTGTCTGGCTCGCCGCCCCCTGGGTGGCCCGTACCCTGGTCGCCGTGGTGCTGGTCATCGCCGGCACCCTCGCCTTCATCTACCGCTGA
- a CDS encoding HPP family protein produces MHENPDALWQRWRKRLAPAPRTAHPGEWLRAALGACMGLALCCIACSHVFGSEITLRLAGPLGASSLLVFAVASSPLAQPWSVVMGNLVAALVGTAAGLWIDHSVLAATLGLAVTVLAMYGLRCLHPPGTALAVSVALGGPAFEAQGFAVAWPVLLGSALLVAVALAYNRLTRSALSTATSQARVGQHLTADPLPSERGVFSDEDLDQALEEFGEFVDITRDDLERLLRQTERNALRRSVGQVTAGQIMSRDLLTATAQTTREQAWKLFEKHHIKALPVLDEQKQLVGIVTPGDLFRHARDETPGSLFGRLRHRPAPRLGELMTRSVRCVKRDTDIGVLVSMLSDQGLHCLPVLGDDEKLVGLVTQSDLIGGLYRHWLKDLTAQAPAPALKVAS; encoded by the coding sequence ATGCACGAGAACCCGGACGCCCTCTGGCAGCGCTGGCGCAAGCGCCTGGCCCCCGCCCCACGTACCGCGCACCCCGGGGAATGGCTGCGTGCCGCATTGGGTGCCTGTATGGGGCTGGCGCTGTGCTGCATCGCCTGTAGCCATGTGTTCGGCAGCGAGATCACCCTGCGCCTGGCCGGCCCGCTCGGCGCCAGCTCGCTGCTGGTGTTCGCCGTCGCCTCCAGCCCGCTGGCGCAACCCTGGTCGGTGGTGATGGGCAACCTGGTGGCGGCCCTGGTGGGCACGGCCGCCGGGCTCTGGATCGACCACTCCGTGCTGGCCGCGACCCTGGGCCTGGCCGTGACCGTGCTGGCCATGTACGGCCTGCGCTGCCTCCACCCACCGGGTACGGCGCTGGCCGTGTCGGTGGCCCTGGGCGGCCCCGCGTTCGAAGCCCAGGGCTTCGCCGTCGCCTGGCCGGTGCTGCTCGGTTCCGCCCTGCTGGTGGCGGTCGCCCTGGCCTATAACCGCCTCACCCGCAGCGCCCTGAGCACCGCGACGAGCCAGGCCCGCGTCGGCCAGCACCTGACCGCCGACCCACTGCCCAGCGAGCGTGGCGTGTTTTCTGATGAAGACCTGGACCAGGCGCTCGAGGAGTTCGGCGAGTTCGTCGACATCACCCGCGACGACCTGGAGCGCCTGCTGCGCCAGACCGAACGCAACGCCCTGCGCCGCAGCGTGGGCCAGGTCACGGCCGGGCAGATCATGTCCCGCGACCTGCTCACCGCCACCGCGCAAACCACCCGCGAGCAGGCCTGGAAACTGTTCGAGAAGCACCACATCAAGGCGCTGCCGGTGCTCGACGAGCAGAAGCAGCTGGTGGGCATCGTCACCCCCGGCGACCTGTTCCGCCACGCCCGGGACGAGACGCCCGGCTCGCTGTTCGGCCGCCTGCGCCACCGCCCCGCCCCACGCCTGGGTGAACTCATGACCCGCTCGGTGCGCTGCGTGAAGCGCGATACCGATATCGGCGTGCTGGTGTCGATGCTCTCCGACCAGGGCCTGCACTGCCTGCCGGTGCTGGGTGACGACGAGAAGCTGGTGGGTCTGGTGACTCAGAGCGATCTGATCGGCGGCCTCTACCGCCATTGGCTCAAGGACCTCACCGCCCAGGCTCCGGCACCCGCGCTGAAGGTAGCGAGCTGA
- a CDS encoding LysR family transcriptional regulator: MDIDLARTFLEIVRSGSFVAAAERLHVTQTAITARVQNLENQLGCKLFVRNRAGARLTAEGEVFIGHATQLVQTWEAARRDLPLPKGYRDLLAIGGEQSLSNPLLLGWMSRLRERIPSHAVRVEVAPGQQLQKQLELGLLDAALVYQPEYWPGMQVEQLLEEKLILIRSTTHPEPYVQVDWGPTFRQQHDAALPDKARAAVTVNLGPLALQFILQHGGSGYFRTRVVQSYLDGGQLERVERAPEFTYPTYLVYSRDKDSPLLQQAIAVLREVVSEDIDWSQRWEATL, from the coding sequence GTGGACATCGACCTGGCGCGCACCTTCCTCGAAATCGTCCGCAGCGGCAGCTTCGTCGCCGCTGCCGAGCGCCTGCACGTGACCCAGACGGCGATCACCGCGCGGGTGCAGAACCTGGAGAACCAGCTGGGCTGCAAGCTCTTCGTGCGCAACCGTGCCGGCGCACGGCTGACGGCCGAAGGCGAGGTGTTCATCGGCCATGCCACGCAACTGGTGCAGACCTGGGAGGCCGCAAGGCGCGACCTGCCGCTGCCCAAGGGCTACCGCGACCTGCTCGCCATCGGCGGCGAACAGAGCCTGAGTAACCCGCTGCTGCTGGGCTGGATGAGCCGCTTGCGCGAGCGCATTCCTTCCCACGCGGTACGCGTCGAGGTCGCACCCGGCCAGCAGTTGCAGAAGCAGCTGGAGCTGGGCCTGCTGGATGCGGCGCTGGTCTACCAGCCCGAATACTGGCCGGGCATGCAGGTGGAGCAATTGCTGGAGGAGAAGTTGATCCTGATCCGTTCCACCACCCACCCCGAGCCCTACGTGCAGGTGGACTGGGGCCCGACCTTCCGCCAGCAGCACGACGCCGCGCTGCCGGACAAGGCCCGCGCCGCAGTGACGGTGAACCTGGGGCCGCTGGCGCTGCAGTTCATCCTCCAGCACGGCGGTTCGGGGTATTTCCGTACCCGCGTGGTGCAGAGCTACCTGGACGGCGGCCAGCTCGAACGCGTGGAACGCGCCCCCGAATTCACCTACCCGACCTACCTGGTCTATTCCCGCGACAAGGATTCACCGTTGCTGCAGCAGGCCATCGCCGTGCTGCGCGAGGTGGTGAGCGAGGACATCGACTGGTCGCAGCGCTGGGAAGCGACGCTCTGA
- a CDS encoding fimbrial protein — MKKFLTASAVLIGVGLSSLALAVDGTIAIKGEVSSSTCGIESNFINQAVQLEPVSQSSLAPGQNAGLKPFLIALTNCAAGTKIKTHFEFGPNVDPTTGTLKNQLTGADASNVVVQLFNSDQQPIRVGSDTNLKEGIADSNGKTFMGFFAAYLAPAGETIKPGQVSTSVTYTMSYE, encoded by the coding sequence ATGAAGAAATTTCTCACCGCCAGCGCAGTACTGATCGGCGTCGGCCTGAGCAGCCTGGCGCTCGCAGTCGACGGCACCATCGCCATCAAGGGTGAGGTCTCCAGCAGCACCTGTGGCATTGAAAGCAACTTCATAAACCAGGCCGTACAACTGGAGCCGGTGTCCCAGAGCTCCCTCGCTCCGGGCCAGAACGCTGGCCTCAAGCCCTTTTTGATCGCGCTTACCAACTGCGCCGCGGGCACCAAGATCAAGACCCACTTCGAGTTCGGGCCCAACGTAGATCCCACCACTGGCACCCTGAAGAACCAACTCACAGGCGCGGATGCCTCCAACGTAGTGGTCCAGTTGTTCAACAGCGACCAACAGCCCATCCGCGTGGGTAGCGATACCAACCTCAAGGAAGGGATCGCCGACAGCAACGGCAAAACCTTCATGGGCTTCTTCGCGGCCTACCTGGCTCCGGCCGGTGAAACAATCAAACCAGGCCAGGTCAGCACCAGCGTCACCTACACCATGAGCTACGAGTAA
- a CDS encoding DUF899 domain-containing protein: MKIESHPVVSHEQWLEARKQLLRKEKAFTRLRDELSAARRELPWERVSDAYRFEGPTGTETLDQLFAGRSTLVVYHFMFGPGWEEGCDGCSFLADHFDGANLHLAHHDVSLVAVSRAPWQAFQDFKRRMGWQFKWVSSHGCDFNADFGVSATPEAIAAGTARYNYDTSRDPGEEMPGLSVFFRLPSGEVFHTYSTYARGLDMLVGTYNFLDLLPKGRDEDEIMDWVRHHDRYEGAGPRHDCCSARAGGD; the protein is encoded by the coding sequence ATGAAGATCGAATCGCACCCCGTCGTCAGCCATGAACAGTGGCTGGAGGCCCGCAAGCAATTGCTGCGCAAGGAGAAGGCCTTCACCCGCCTGCGTGACGAGCTCAGCGCCGCGCGCCGCGAGCTGCCCTGGGAGCGGGTGAGCGACGCCTACCGCTTCGAAGGCCCCACGGGGACGGAGACGCTCGACCAGTTGTTCGCCGGTCGCAGCACCCTGGTGGTCTATCACTTCATGTTCGGGCCGGGGTGGGAGGAGGGATGCGATGGCTGCTCCTTCCTCGCCGACCATTTCGACGGTGCCAACCTGCACCTGGCCCATCACGACGTCAGCCTGGTGGCGGTCTCGCGCGCGCCCTGGCAGGCGTTCCAGGACTTCAAGCGGCGCATGGGCTGGCAGTTCAAGTGGGTGTCTTCCCACGGCTGCGATTTCAACGCCGACTTCGGCGTCAGCGCCACGCCCGAGGCGATCGCCGCCGGCACCGCCCGCTACAACTACGACACCAGCCGCGACCCGGGGGAGGAGATGCCCGGCCTCAGCGTGTTCTTCCGCCTGCCGTCGGGCGAGGTGTTCCACACCTATTCCACCTACGCGCGCGGGTTGGACATGCTGGTGGGCACCTACAACTTCCTCGACCTGCTGCCCAAGGGCCGTGACGAGGACGAAATCATGGATTGGGTGCGCCACCACGACCGCTACGAAGGTGCGGGGCCGCGCCATGACTGCTGCTCGGCCCGGGCCGGGGGCGACTGA